The genomic stretch CTGCCCCGGTCGTACTGACCCGATCGGGTTGCCCCGCCGGGTGTCCGGCGGGGCAACCGGCCGAAAGGTGCCTATCATCGGCGCCGTCCAGGCTCGTTCGCGGCGAGGCACCGCAGCCACCCGCACTGATCGGGAGGTTGCCCGGTGGCGCAGCGCACCGAGAAGGTGGCGGAATCCGTCGCGCGCGAGATCGTCCAGGAGATCCGCCGCAACAACCTGGAGCCCGGGGCGACCCTCCCTCCCGAGAGCGCGATGCTCGAACGCTTCGGTGTGGGGCGCGGCTCCCTCCGGGAGGCGTTGCGCATCCTCGAGGTGAACGGTCTCGTCGTGCTCAAGCCGGGGCCGCGGGGCGGCCCGGTCGTCGCCCCCCGGGACCCCGCCAGCTTCGGGCAGATGATGACGCTGCACCTCCAGGCGCTCGGGACCACCTACCGGCAGCTGCTCGAGGCCCGAGTGGAGTACGAGGCCGTCCTCGCCCGCATGGCGGCCGAGCGCGCGGGCGACGAGGCCGCGCAGATCATGCGCGCCGCGATGGGCACCCCGCCCTCCCAGCCCGGCGACGACCAGGAGTACGTGGGGGCGACCGGCGGGTTCCACAGCGCCGTCGGGCTCGCGTCCGGCAACCCGGTCCTCGCCCTCGCGGCCGACGCGATCTACGCGATCTGGTCGGTCCGCGTGACGCGCGTGCTCTACCCACCGGACCAGCGGGACGACGTGCTGCGCGACCACGCGCAGATCGCCCGGGCGATCGAAAAGCGTGACGCGCGACGGGCCGAACGCCTGATGCGGGAGCACATGGACCGCTACAAGGAGTTCTGCGAGGCGCGCTATCCCGCCCGCATGGACGACCTGGTCGACTGGAGCTAGCTCCTCGACCCGTAGAGCTCGAGCGCGGTGCGGCCGAGGACGGCGGCGCGTTCCGCGGACGACAGCGGAGCGCACGCCGTG from Blastococcus sp. PRF04-17 encodes the following:
- a CDS encoding FadR/GntR family transcriptional regulator; this encodes MAQRTEKVAESVAREIVQEIRRNNLEPGATLPPESAMLERFGVGRGSLREALRILEVNGLVVLKPGPRGGPVVAPRDPASFGQMMTLHLQALGTTYRQLLEARVEYEAVLARMAAERAGDEAAQIMRAAMGTPPSQPGDDQEYVGATGGFHSAVGLASGNPVLALAADAIYAIWSVRVTRVLYPPDQRDDVLRDHAQIARAIEKRDARRAERLMREHMDRYKEFCEARYPARMDDLVDWS